Within Stella humosa, the genomic segment CTTCCGCACCTGGCTGAAGCCGCTGACGCTGAAGGAAGCGAAGGCGGGCGTCGTCCGCCTGGCCGTACCGACCCGCTTCATGCGCGACTGGGTGCAGGCCAACTACATCGACCGCCTGCGCATCCTGTGGTCGGGCGAGAACGCCGCCATGCGCACGATCGAGATCGCGATCGAAAGCACGCTGGCGCGCAGCCCCTCGGTCGAAGTCGTGGCCGCCGCGGCGGAAGTTCCGGCCGAGCCGCCCGAGGTTGGTGGCGAGGAAATGCCGGTCGACCGCGGCGACTTCGCCGGCCGTCTCGACCCGCGCTTCACCTTCGAGAACTTCGTCGTCGGCAAGCCGAACGAACTGGCCCACGCCGCCGCCCGCCGGGTGGCAGAGGCGTCGGCCGTGCCGTTCAATCCGCTCTTCCTCTATGGCAGCGTCGGGCTCGGCAAGACCCACCTCATGCACGCGATCGCCTGGCACGTCCGCCGGCGCGAGCCGCAGAAGCGGGTCATCTACCTTTCGGCCGAGAAGTTCATGTTCCAGTTCGTGAAGGCCGTCCGCTACAAGGACACCATGGCCTTCAAGGAGCAGTTCCGCTCCGTCGACCTGCTGATGATCGACGACGTGCAGTTCCTCTGCGGCAAGGACTCGACCCAGGAAGAGTTCTTCTACACCTTCAACGCGCTGGTCGATCAGAACCGGCAGATCGTCATCTCCGCCGACAAGTCGCCGTCCGACCTGGAAGGGCTGGAAGAGCGCATGCGCTCGCGACTCGGCTGGGGCCTCGTCGCCGACATCCATCCGACCACCTATGAGCTCCGCCTGGGCATCCTCCAGACCAAGGCCGAGCAGCTCGGCATCTCGGTGCCGATCAAGGTGGTGGAGTTCCTGGCCCACAAGATCACCTCGAACGTCCGCGAGCTGGAAGGTGCCTTGAACCGCATCTCGGCCCACGCCTCGCTGGTCGGGCGCCCGGTCACGATCGAGACCGCGCAGGAGGTGCTGCACGACCTGCTGCGGGCCAACGACCGCCGGATCACCATCGAGGAGATCCAGAAGCGCGTGGCCGAGCATTTCAGCATCCGCATGGCCGACATGCATTCCGCCCGGCGCGCGCGCGCCGTCGCCCGGCCGCGCCAGGTCGCCATGTACCTGTGCAAGCAGCTGACGCCGCGCTCGCTGCCCGAGATCGGGCGCAAGTTCGGCGGCCGCGACCATACGACCGTGATGCATGCCGTGCGCAAGATCGAGGAGCTGCGCGCCAGCGATCCCAACCTGTCGGAGGATATCGAGCTGCTGCGCCGCATGCTCGAGACCTGAGGCGGGAACAGTCACGGCCGCCGCGAAGCGGCCATGATCGCGCGGCACGATCGCTCGTGGAACCAAGTGCCGGCGCCGTCGTTGTCGAGCCA encodes:
- the dnaA gene encoding chromosomal replication initiator protein DnaA, whose translation is MLDRDDSAVQAQWARVRGRLREEFGEAAFRTWLKPLTLKEAKAGVVRLAVPTRFMRDWVQANYIDRLRILWSGENAAMRTIEIAIESTLARSPSVEVVAAAAEVPAEPPEVGGEEMPVDRGDFAGRLDPRFTFENFVVGKPNELAHAAARRVAEASAVPFNPLFLYGSVGLGKTHLMHAIAWHVRRREPQKRVIYLSAEKFMFQFVKAVRYKDTMAFKEQFRSVDLLMIDDVQFLCGKDSTQEEFFYTFNALVDQNRQIVISADKSPSDLEGLEERMRSRLGWGLVADIHPTTYELRLGILQTKAEQLGISVPIKVVEFLAHKITSNVRELEGALNRISAHASLVGRPVTIETAQEVLHDLLRANDRRITIEEIQKRVAEHFSIRMADMHSARRARAVARPRQVAMYLCKQLTPRSLPEIGRKFGGRDHTTVMHAVRKIEELRASDPNLSEDIELLRRMLET